GATTCCTATTGTACTTTCCAGTTCCCAATCAGATTCTGAGCCCACCGGTTCTGAAAGTGGATCGGGTCCAAAAAACGAGTATTCAGGCGGAACAACAGTAAAAGTATCATTTACCTGGAATATGTGATTGAGGTTTTTGTGAGAACAGTACAGGCAAAATGCAGAACACAGAAGATCCAATATCTATTTTGAAAGATTACATTTTTAGAAACCTGTCTCTGAAAGCTTATCTATGATTCATGAAATTTCTCCGCACCGATTCAACAACCATTATCTCCCGGGAAGAAAAATTGGAGAGGAAGACTTTATTCTTCACTATGAAGGAAGTTCAGTTTTGCTTAAATCCATCGATGAAAACCTGGAACTTCCACGGAAAAAGGATTTCCCGGAGATTTCGGATAAAACAGAAACCGTGTTCCTTTTTACATTTGATGACATTCCGTGTTTTCTTGTATGGGATCACCTTCAGACAGACAGTCCTTCTTTGATTTACAAAGAATTAATTTTTTTCCGGACCACCAGGCAGCAGGAGATTGCATGGATCACTCTGGCGGGATTCCATCTTATGAACTGGTACTCACAAAACAGATTCTGCGGAAAGTGTGGAGCAAGAACGCAGTTGAAATCCGATGAAAGGGCCGTGATCTGTCCGGAATGCAGCACAGTCGTTTACCCCAGGATCTCTCCTGCAGTAATCGTGGCAATCATCTGTAATGATAAAATTCTTCTTGCACGTGGTTCAAAATCTCCTGGAAACAGGTATTCCCTTATTGCAGGATATGTCGATGTCGGCGAAACGCTCGAGGAAGCAGTGGCGCGCGAGGTAAAAGAGGAAGTAGGGCTGGATGTAAAAAATATCCGTTATTACAAAAACCAACCATGGCCGCTTTCCGGTTCAATGATGATAGGGTTTATCGCTGAAGCCGATGATACCCAACCTGTTTTAATTGATGAGGAAGAGATTTCTGAGGCGGCATGGTTTACCAGAGGAAATCTCCCGGAGCACTCTTTCACTATTAGTATTGCTGGAGAGATGATTGACAGGTTTGATAGAATGCAATTGTGAAATAGAATTAAGGAATTAATAAAAATCAGTTCAACACCATCTCATCACTGGATATTTCCAGAAGATCAGGTTCAACATTAAACAGATATTTCACCAGTTCCTGGTTTTCAGCCTGAAGGCGTACCGCAAAACGAAAATAACCTGCTCCATCAGAGAATTTTGAACTGACATCCTTGATAAAAATTGATTTTTCCGACAATAAATATCTGCTCAGTCTATCTGCAAAAGCGACATCCCCTTTCAATCTCACCAAAAGGAAATTCGCAGCACTTCTATACACTTTGTCCACGTATGGAACCGAGGAGAGAGCAGCAGCAAATTCAGTCCGGTCACTGATTGTCTGTTCAAAAGAACTGTTCAAAGCGATTCTGTGTTTTAAAATCAGTTCCAGATAGTGTTCTGCGATGGAGTTCATATTCCAGATTGGAATGTTCTGTTTTACATAGGAATTCATTTCCTGGTTACAGCAATAAAAATAACCCAGCCGGATCCCAGGTACACCCAGAGATTTGCTTAAACTTTTGATAACCATTATGTTTGGCAGAGGCTTCTTTTCCAATAATGTGACAACAGATGGAACTCCTGAGAATTCAATAAACGATTCATCAACCAGCACCTTTTTCTGAGGAAACCTGGCAGCAAATGAATAGATCCATTCGGTATCAAGAAGGGTTCCGGTTGGATTGTTCGGATTTACAAAGGTAATACACTCTGCATTTATTGCTTTCTGCTCGATTTCATCAACATCAAAATCGCCATCATCTTTGTAAGTATCGAAATTGTTGAATATTCTGCTGTATTCACCAAAACTGGGATAAGGGATAAGTGCAGGAGAACTGCCGAACTTAGATCCAAGAATCGGATAGATCTGCGATGCCCCATTGAGTGCAGTCACTCTCTTTTCATCGCACAAAAGAAACCATGCCATTTTTCTGTCAAGAAGTTCCTGCCGTGACCCGTAATTGTGCATAAGATCTGTAAGCACGTTTTTCATCTCTGAAATTATCGAAGCATTGGGGAAATGCATGTTCCGGATAAAACAGAAATCTGTAAAATGGTAATTCCAGTATCCACCAAAAGCGTGTTCAAGAATCTCTTTCCGGTTTTCATTAAAGTCAAACTCGGCAACCTGCAGATCGTTTGGATCATCTACTTCAGACCAATTCTCCCCCTGCACTATTTCTGCATGTATCGTTTCTCTTTGCATGTAAATTAAAATGCCAAGGATCAGTTCATAATAGCAGTTACGGTCAATTACATTGGCATAATAGATAAGCAGTTTCTTGAAAGAAGTATTGCAAAATTCCATGGAAAATTTGTAAATATTAAGCGTCTTGTATTTATCAGAAAAATCGAAGGATTCTGACTGCAGATGAGGCGGGATAACGTTTGTAATCACCGAATTCTCAACAGTAACCACAGTCCCATCCATACCGATTCTGTATTTATCAACCAGTGCAGCATTTTTGTATGGTGAATTTATCAACCTCCTGATAACTTCAGGTTGGTAGAGCAGATCAGATTCGATCAGTATAATATCGCTGTCAATATTTATGTGCTCAAAGGCAAGTGCCATAGAGTAAATGTTGTTCGTTTCGCGGTATTTTGAATTATGTATAAATTGAAAGGACAATTGCGGGTAACACTCACGCAGATAAGCCGTCAATTCATCAGCTCTGTAGCCGGTAACCACCACAATATCTACGATACCGTTCTCAACCAGCCCGTCAATAATTCTGCAGATAATAGTTTTTCCTGCAACCTTCAGCATTGTTTTATGGCAGGAATCTGTCAAGGGTCGCATTCTGTTTCCATATCCGGCTGCCAGTATTATCGCTTTCATAATCTGCCTTAAAATCCTTTCAGTTACCTGCTGAAATTACCGGTTGGGATGGTTTGTCTTTTCCTTTTCCAAACTTTTGCATTGTGACCTCAAATACAGTGGAAAGAAAAGCCAGTATGTTGTTCATCGTCCAGTAAATAACCATTCCTGCCGGTGATCTGTAAAGTAGAAGAAAAAACAGAGCCGCCATCCAATATAGATTTTTCCTCTGCTTTTTCTGAAGAGATCTGGAAAGTGAGGAATCGGCGTGTATCCATGAAGCACCAATTGTAAAAGAGGTCATTATAAATGGGAGAATATTGAAATACTCACCAAAAAAAGGAATACTGAAGGGAAACTTAAAGAGCTGATCCGGATAAGAGAGATCTTTTATCCATAAAAAGGAGGAACAGCTTAAAACAATATGCTCACTTAGCATGTCGTAAGCCGCGAAGAAAACCGGTATCTGAATAGCAGCACTCAGCAGACTCTTCAATGAATAAAGAGGGCTTATTCCTAGTTCCTTATAAGCTTCCAGAGTTTTTCTTGTCTGCTCCTCACCCTTATACTTTCTTTTTATCTCATCGAGATGCGGCTGAATCAGTGAGGATTGACGGTTTACCTCCTTTTGCCATCTGTCGGCAATCTTAAAAAGCGGTGCCAGTACAATCTTTACACAAACAGACAATAAAATCAATGATATCGGGACACTGTGAAGTATCCTCAACAGGAAGTCAAAAACAAGCAAAAACCCAAAGGATAACCATCTTATCCATGATGGTAAACGATAAAGAAGTCTGCCAAGCTGCGGGTCGGTTTTTTTAAGTTCTTTGTAAACTATCGGACCATAATAAACTTTCAAGCTGAAAGATTGAGAAGCATCTGAAGGCCCCTCAATAATAAATGCACCGTCTTTATGGGATAAGGACAGACTTTTCCCTGCAGATTGAACAAAACAGCCCCAGAATCTGTTGTGAATTCCTGTCCAGTGCTTTTCTTTTAAAGTGTCGGTGTCCGGTGCTTTTTTCAAGCCGAGGGTTCTGATTTTCTTACCGAAGATTACCAGATCCTCTCCGTCTCTTATACTATCGGGAAAGGTAACCTGCAATTTAGAGAGATTCTTCGTCGGTACAGCCTCTTTATTCTCACCAATAAATCTGCCCGAGAAAACCAGAGAATAGTTGTTTTTATGGAAAGAGTATTCTTTTACTACCTGGGCACCTGATGCCAAAGGTGGTGAAAAGAAACTCAAAGAAACAGTTGTATCTGATTCGGATTGATGAAGGATATATGGTGACAGCTTATCATTACTGTCTGAAAACAGCTCTTTTCCTGGTTCCATTCTTATTAATGGAACCCCGCCATTCTGAACCTGGAGTTTTTTATCTATTCTGACAACATCATAGTAGTTATAGGATAACCCGATGTCAACAAGATCACCATCTGCGGTAAAGCGAATAACCTGATTCTGAATATAGAAAGAGAGCAATGTATCGGAAAGTAACTCTGTATTTTTTGAAAAAATATCAGCAGGTAAAAATATGAACAGAAGAAGGTATAAAGAGGTGAACCTTTTAAACATCGTGTTACTTTCGCATGGTTACTGTTTAAAAAACCTGCCCACTTCACCTAATGCGGAAACGATATTAGGGCCGATCTGCGGTTTTTTTACGATCTGATATTGTTTGTCTCTGACCTCATAATATCCTCCCGGGAATTGAACTGTGATCTGGCTTGGCTCTACAATCGCAAAATTGAAATAGCTTCCTGTAAGAATCCACTCCCAGGACTCTTCTGAAAACAGATTTTTACCTGAACAGTAATCGGATTCCGGATTTTTCACCATGAACACATCTTTCATCAGTGTGGCAACAATATCATAATGAGAAGTCCTTCTCTCAACAATTCCCTTCGGTTTTCCAGGCCAGATTGTAACAAATGGAGTCCTTATTTGCCAATCACTGAAAGAACTGCCATGCCCGTTGTACCCCAGACCATTATCATCAAATTCCTCCCCGTGATCTGAGGTAATAATTACAACAGTGCTCTCCAGTAAACCTCGTCTTGTGAGATCCTCCAGAATCGATTCTACAAGTGAATCAGAATATTGAAGACTCACTTTGTATCTGGCAAACTTTTTTTGTGCCTCTGTCATTCCTTTATCATACTGAATTTTGTCTTTATATGCCGGAGGATAATTCTCAGTACAGAGTGCATCATAAAACAGGAACCCGAAAAATGGCCGGTCAGTATTTCTGTGGTCCAGCCATTCTTTCCATTGATCAGTGATAGCGGAATCATTTCGATAAGCTGCCTGAGGGTCAGGTATCACAGTTTCAAGCCTGAGATTCTCAATTTTTACAAAAGCAGTGATGTCCAGATTTGCCGGAGCATACAATTTATAGCTGGTAAAAATCCCTATAGAATAGTTTGTCTGAAGAAGTCTGTCGATAAAAAGCGGAGAGCATTTATTGGATTCCACAAACTGCTGATAGGTTGGAGGTATTCCATAGAAAATAGAAAACGTCCCCATCTTTGTGGAGTTTCCACCGCTATAATGGTTCCTGAAAATGGTTCCGTTTCTGCTGGCGAAATCAAAACAGCGCGGTGCATTCACAGGATTCATCATATCGTATCGCATGCCATCAACAGCGATTAATAGTATGTTTTTATCAGGATTTTCAACTGCAAATTCCAGCGGTTTCTGAGGATAAGCAAACACACTTCCGCTGCTGGTTAATTTCTTAGGAAGTACTCGTCTGTTTGAGATATCAACGAGTCCATGTTTGACCATGAATCTTTTACTGGTTGACGGATAAAAAAGCGGCAGTG
The Fibrobacter sp. DNA segment above includes these coding regions:
- the nudC gene encoding NAD(+) diphosphatase, producing the protein MIHEISPHRFNNHYLPGRKIGEEDFILHYEGSSVLLKSIDENLELPRKKDFPEISDKTETVFLFTFDDIPCFLVWDHLQTDSPSLIYKELIFFRTTRQQEIAWITLAGFHLMNWYSQNRFCGKCGARTQLKSDERAVICPECSTVVYPRISPAVIVAIICNDKILLARGSKSPGNRYSLIAGYVDVGETLEEAVAREVKEEVGLDVKNIRYYKNQPWPLSGSMMIGFIAEADDTQPVLIDEEEISEAAWFTRGNLPEHSFTISIAGEMIDRFDRMQL
- a CDS encoding aminotransferase class I/II-fold pyridoxal phosphate-dependent enzyme, whose product is MKAIILAAGYGNRMRPLTDSCHKTMLKVAGKTIICRIIDGLVENGIVDIVVVTGYRADELTAYLRECYPQLSFQFIHNSKYRETNNIYSMALAFEHINIDSDIILIESDLLYQPEVIRRLINSPYKNAALVDKYRIGMDGTVVTVENSVITNVIPPHLQSESFDFSDKYKTLNIYKFSMEFCNTSFKKLLIYYANVIDRNCYYELILGILIYMQRETIHAEIVQGENWSEVDDPNDLQVAEFDFNENRKEILEHAFGGYWNYHFTDFCFIRNMHFPNASIISEMKNVLTDLMHNYGSRQELLDRKMAWFLLCDEKRVTALNGASQIYPILGSKFGSSPALIPYPSFGEYSRIFNNFDTYKDDGDFDVDEIEQKAINAECITFVNPNNPTGTLLDTEWIYSFAARFPQKKVLVDESFIEFSGVPSVVTLLEKKPLPNIMVIKSLSKSLGVPGIRLGYFYCCNQEMNSYVKQNIPIWNMNSIAEHYLELILKHRIALNSSFEQTISDRTEFAAALSSVPYVDKVYRSAANFLLVRLKGDVAFADRLSRYLLSEKSIFIKDVSSKFSDGAGYFRFAVRLQAENQELVKYLFNVEPDLLEISSDEMVLN
- the yidC gene encoding membrane protein insertase YidC, with protein sequence MLSFYIQNQVIRFTADGDLVDIGLSYNYYDVVRIDKKLQVQNGGVPLIRMEPGKELFSDSNDKLSPYILHQSESDTTVSLSFFSPPLASGAQVVKEYSFHKNNYSLVFSGRFIGENKEAVPTKNLSKLQVTFPDSIRDGEDLVIFGKKIRTLGLKKAPDTDTLKEKHWTGIHNRFWGCFVQSAGKSLSLSHKDGAFIIEGPSDASQSFSLKVYYGPIVYKELKKTDPQLGRLLYRLPSWIRWLSFGFLLVFDFLLRILHSVPISLILLSVCVKIVLAPLFKIADRWQKEVNRQSSLIQPHLDEIKRKYKGEEQTRKTLEAYKELGISPLYSLKSLLSAAIQIPVFFAAYDMLSEHIVLSCSSFLWIKDLSYPDQLFKFPFSIPFFGEYFNILPFIMTSFTIGASWIHADSSLSRSLQKKQRKNLYWMAALFFLLLYRSPAGMVIYWTMNNILAFLSTVFEVTMQKFGKGKDKPSQPVISAGN
- a CDS encoding DUF3413 domain-containing protein — encoded protein: MKTSNLPESSSPESAIAVGVKKKPSLFLKGSWWQMKGRLELFRWSAGFFSITAVLTLLIGLLYITTYRFPGDFLSIAYTLTAFISHFASFSIIAWIALVFPLIIFLPYRKFIIPACVALTSIVLCVELLDAQVYTSNRFHFNLLTVKILGWKTWGFGILYLFIFTVFNSFVAKICWNRFVIDRKKIWLSVSLPVTLVFLLFTHFTHMWADATGYVDITRFTTTLPLFYPSTSKRFMVKHGLVDISNRRVLPKKLTSSGSVFAYPQKPLEFAVENPDKNILLIAVDGMRYDMMNPVNAPRCFDFASRNGTIFRNHYSGGNSTKMGTFSIFYGIPPTYQQFVESNKCSPLFIDRLLQTNYSIGIFTSYKLYAPANLDITAFVKIENLRLETVIPDPQAAYRNDSAITDQWKEWLDHRNTDRPFFGFLFYDALCTENYPPAYKDKIQYDKGMTEAQKKFARYKVSLQYSDSLVESILEDLTRRGLLESTVVIITSDHGEEFDDNGLGYNGHGSSFSDWQIRTPFVTIWPGKPKGIVERRTSHYDIVATLMKDVFMVKNPESDYCSGKNLFSEESWEWILTGSYFNFAIVEPSQITVQFPGGYYEVRDKQYQIVKKPQIGPNIVSALGEVGRFFKQ